Below is a genomic region from candidate division KSB1 bacterium.
CCGATAACACATCCCTTGAGATCGGTTTGGGCGGAATGTCTGGCCCTCATAACGAAACGGGAGATCGTACCACTATATTTTCAACCGATATTACACTAAAATGGAAGCCATTACAATTCAATAAACTCAAATCATTTGAATGGCAAACCGAAGCCCTGTTAAGTCGTCGTGAGGAGTTAGGAAGTACAATTGAAAGTTTTGGCCTTTTTTCCCATTTGCGCTACCAACTCTCTAAAAGATGGTATCTCGGCTATTTGATTGATTACTCGGAGTTTCCTGAAACAAATAAATTCAATCAAACGGCGCATTCCGGAATCTTGCAATTTTTCGCAACTGAGTTTCAAAAATTTGAAATTCAAGGTCGATACAACACTGGAAATTTGGGTGATGATTTTTTTGACATCCAGTTGAGAGGCGTCTTTGTTATTGGCGCTCATGGTGCGCATCAATACTAATTTAGTACGCTACACTAATAACTTATTTATAGGAGCAGGAACATTTATGAAAACCAAGAAAATTATGGAATCTATTTTTATCATTACAATTCTTCTAACGACTAACCTTTTTGCTGCCGATAAAATCAAAATTGTAACCTCTCTGCCTGATTTGGCCGATATTGCCAGACAAGTTGGTGGTGATAAAGTTGAAGTGGTTGCCATCGCAAAAGGATACCAGGATCCTCATTTTGTGGACCCAAAACCCAGCCATATTTTAAAAATGATAAAAGCTGATTTATTTATCCACATTGGATTGGACTTGGAAATTGGCTGGGTTCCGCCTCTTTTGGAAAAAGCCAGGAATCGCAAAATATATTATGGCGGGACCGGTTATCTTAATGCCTCCCAAAATATAGATCTTCTCGAGGTGCCAAATACTAATCCCGCAGAATTACGTGCGCAGGGAGACATTCATATTTATGGGAATCCTCACTATTGGTTAGACCCTGAAAACGGCAAAATAATAGCGAAGAATATTTGTGATAAACTCATTGCCATTCAACCCGAAGATTCTGGTTATTTTCAAGAGAATTTAAATAACTTTATTGACCGATTGGATGCTGCCATTAGAATATGGGAGGAACGAATGAAGCCATATGAGAACGTGAAAATCATTGCCTATCACAATAGTTGGCCATATTTTACGAAACGATTTCACATAGATGTGGTTAGTTTTATCGAACCGAAGCCTGGCATTCCACCCACGCCCAGGCACCTGGTTTCCGTAATAAAACGGATCAGGACTGAAAATATTAAAGTCATCATTATTTCACCCTATTTTGATGATAAACCGGCTAAAACCATAGCGAGTAAAACAGGTGCAACCGTAGTCTCTTTTGCACCTTCTGTCGAAGCTTTTAAAGGAGTGGACAACTATTTAAATCTGTTTGAATACAATTTAACTGAACTAATCAAAGCATTTGAAAATTATAGTAATTAGAACGAAATGAGAATGAATATCCAGGTTTTTTAACAAATAGCAAACAAGATGGTAGAATTATTAACTGCACCAATCGTCGCATGTTTAGTCATAGCTATGATGCATGCCTATTTGGGAATTCATATCATTGACCGAAAGGTTATTTTTGTCGATTTGGCGCTTGCTCAAATTGCTGCCTTAGGAGCTGCATTTGGATTTTTGATGGGATTTGAGTATGGAGATACAACCTCTGTTATATTGGGATTACTTTTTACATTTATTGGCGCCGCGATATTTTCACTAACACGAACCCGCAGAGAAAAAGTACCCCAGGAAGCAATCATCGGAATTGTATACGCCGTCTCGGCTGCTGCCTTTATTCTTGTCATGGACCGCTCTCCAGAGGGTTCTGAGAAAATAAAAGGTATGTTGGTCGGCAGCGTCTTATTTGTCACCTGGACTGAAATCATCAGGGTCTCTATCATTTATATGATCATCGGAATGTTTCATTACAAATTTCGCAAGCAATTTTTGGCAATCTCCAGAAATCCCGAAAAAGCTTTTCAGC
It encodes:
- a CDS encoding metal ABC transporter permease: MVELLTAPIVACLVIAMMHAYLGIHIIDRKVIFVDLALAQIAALGAAFGFLMGFEYGDTTSVILGLLFTFIGAAIFSLTRTRREKVPQEAIIGIVYAVSAAAFILVMDRSPEGSEKIKGMLVGSVLFVTWTEIIRVSIIYMIIGMFHYKFRKQFLAISRNPEKAFQQGIKVRLWDFLFYISFGIVVTQSVRISGVLLVFSFLVVPGIIAVLFSDRDSSRLAIGSAVGVIASLMGIIISVLLDIPTGASIVCTFGIILIFVGIFRAVMAKL
- a CDS encoding zinc ABC transporter substrate-binding protein; protein product: MKTKKIMESIFIITILLTTNLFAADKIKIVTSLPDLADIARQVGGDKVEVVAIAKGYQDPHFVDPKPSHILKMIKADLFIHIGLDLEIGWVPPLLEKARNRKIYYGGTGYLNASQNIDLLEVPNTNPAELRAQGDIHIYGNPHYWLDPENGKIIAKNICDKLIAIQPEDSGYFQENLNNFIDRLDAAIRIWEERMKPYENVKIIAYHNSWPYFTKRFHIDVVSFIEPKPGIPPTPRHLVSVIKRIRTENIKVIIISPYFDDKPAKTIASKTGATVVSFAPSVEAFKGVDNYLNLFEYNLTELIKAFENYSN